A part of Candidatus Deferrimicrobium borealis genomic DNA contains:
- a CDS encoding metalloregulator ArsR/SmtB family transcription factor, whose translation MKKTSKLFKALSDETRLRILKMLEARPLCVCEIQHVLKGSQPNVSHHLKTLADAGLVDSKRDGLWIAYRIADTPETPLHAAALALLRRSLKNDERVRKDRAVVKSVNRNEIALRK comes from the coding sequence TTGAAGAAAACATCGAAACTGTTCAAGGCGCTCTCCGACGAGACCCGCCTGCGGATCCTGAAGATGCTCGAGGCGAGACCCCTGTGCGTGTGCGAGATCCAGCACGTGCTGAAGGGATCCCAGCCGAACGTGTCCCATCACCTGAAGACGCTCGCCGACGCGGGGTTGGTCGATTCGAAGCGGGACGGCCTGTGGATCGCCTACCGGATCGCGGATACGCCCGAAACCCCGCTGCACGCCGCCGCGCTGGCGCTCCTTCGCCGCTCGCTGAAAAACGACGAGCGGGTGAGGAAGGACCGGGCCGTCGTGAAAAGCGTCAACCGGAACGAGATCGCCCTCCGCAAGTAG
- a CDS encoding Smr/MutS family protein, with translation MPLEESIDLHAFSPRDVVSVVEEYIEAAAGNGYREVRVIHGKGTGAQRAAVRALLARHPRVESYSDAPSEAGGWGATRVILKRERG, from the coding sequence GTGCCGTTGGAGGAGAGCATCGACCTCCACGCCTTCTCGCCGCGGGACGTGGTCTCCGTCGTGGAAGAGTACATCGAAGCGGCGGCGGGGAACGGGTACCGGGAGGTGCGGGTGATCCACGGAAAGGGAACGGGAGCCCAGCGGGCCGCGGTGCGCGCGCTCCTCGCGCGGCATCCGCGCGTCGAGAGCTATTCGGACGCTCCGTCCGAAGCCGGCGGGTGGGGGGCGACGCGGGTGATCCTCAAGCGGGAACGGGGGTAG